Within Actinoplanes sp. L3-i22, the genomic segment GAGGGCCGGATGGCGAACGCCCGCCAGGCCGCCAAGGCCGCGGTGAACGCGATCGACGACGGCGTCCGGTTCGCCATCATCGCCGGCGTGAGCACCGCCCAGCAGCTCTATCCGGACCCGGGTCAGCTCGCCGTCTCGTCGACGCTGTCGCGGGCCGACGCGGTGCGCGCCATCGACCGGCTGCAGGCCAGCGGCGGCACCGCGATGGGCGCCTGGCTGCTGCTCGCCGCCCAGCTGTTCGAGCAGCGCCCGGGCGACATCAAGCACTGCATCCTGCTCACCGACGGCGACAACGGCGAGCGGTTCGGCTACCTGGACAGCGTCCTGCAGCAGATCGCCGGCCGGTTCCGGGTCGACGCCCGCGGGGTCGGCGTCAACTGGAAGGTGGCCGAGGTCCGCAAGATCACCGACACGATGCTGGGCACGGTCGACATCGTGGCCCGCCCGGAGGGGCTGATCTTCGCGTTCGAGCAGATGATCACCGAAGCGATGGGCAAGACCAGCGCCGACGTGCAGCTCAAGGTCTGGACGCCGGTGAACGCCAAGGTCCGCTTCGTCAAGCAGGTCGAGCCGCAGGTGCAGGACCTGACCGGCAAGCGGGTCGAGGACGGGCCACGCGCGGCGCGCTACCCACTGGGCTCGTGGGGCCAGGAGAGCCGCGACTACCACGTCTGCGTCGACGTGCCGGCCGGCAAGTCCGGCGACGAGATGCTGGCCGCCCGGATCTCGGTGGTCGAGGGCGACACGGTGCACGCGCAGAGCCTGGTCCGGGCGGTCTGGACCGAGGACACCGCGCTGTCCACCCGGATCAACCGGCAGGTCGCGCACTACACCGGGCAGGCCGAGCTGGCCGACGCGATCCAGGAGGGCATCGTCGCCCGCGAGGCCGGCGACGAGCGGACCGCGACGATCAAGTTCGGCCGGGCCGCGCAGCTCGCCCACGCCAGCGGCAACAAGGCGACCGAGGAGCTGCTCGCCAAGGTGGTCGAGATCGAGGACGCGGCGACCGGCACGGTCCGGCTGCGGCGCAAGGTCAACGCGGCCGACGAGATGGCCCTGGACACCCAGAGCACCAAGACGGTCCGGGTCGGGCGGTCCCAGTGAGCTCGTTCACCTGCCCGAACGGGCATGCCTCGACCGAGGCGGACTACTGCGACACGTGCGGGGCGCGGATCGGCGGGGCGGCGGACGCCCCGGCTCCCACGCTCGTCGACACGCCGCCGGTCCCCAAGGGCGAGGAGTGCCCGCACTGCGGCACCCCGCGCGCCGGGTCCGCCCGGTTCTGCGAGGACTGCGGGTACGACCACACGACCGGCAAGATGCCGCAGCTCACCGAGGTGCTGCCGGTGGTCGAGGAGCCGGCCGGGGAGTGGACCGCGACGCTGTTCGCGGACGCGGCGTACTTCGCGCTGAACGAGGTCGAGGGCGTGACGTTCCCGGCCGACACCGGCGAGCGGATCGTCACGCTGGTCCCGCCGCAGGTCCGGATCGGGCGCGGGAGCACCACGAAGGGCACCAGCCCGGAGATCGACCTGGCCGACACCGACCCGGGCACCTCGCACAACCACGCGCTGCTCACCCTGAACATCGACGGCGAGTGGCTGGTCACCGACCTGGGGTCGACCAACGGGACGTACATAAACGACGAGGACCAGCCGCTGACCGCGGGGCAGTCCCGTGCCCTCAAGGACGGCGACCAGGTCCACGTCGGGGTCTGGACCACGCTTACGCTGCACGCTCCGTGAACGTGAAGTAGCCGGCCGGCACCGCTACCGAGGTGCCGAACAGCCGGTTGACGGTGGCCGCCTCGGTGCTGCTCGGATTCGCGTTCGTGCAGCTCACCGGGGCGCTGCTGCCGGACATCAGATCGCTGCACAGGCCGGTGCGGCGGTCCGGCAGGCCGAGGATGTGGCCGAACTCGTGCGCGGCGATCCGCGGCTTGTAGTAGCCGTCGTTCACCGCTTCCCGGCCCATGTACCAGTAGCCGTTGCCCAGCGAGGACGTGTAGGTGCGCGGCCAGCCGTTGTCGGCGTACACCCGGATGTTGGGGGTTTTCCCGGCCGGCACGGGTTCCAGGCGGACGTTGGTGACCTTGCTGTTCCAGATCTGCGCGCCCTGGTTGACCACGGCGACGAACTCCTGTGCCTGACTGGCGTCGTAGTAGAGCACCCGGGCCGCGGCGTGCGCCGGAGTGGCCCAGGCCAGCGCGAACACGAACACCAGGACGGCGGCGACTCGTTTCATCAGCATGCCCCGACCCTACGAAAGACAACGATCGATATCGATATATGGAGCCATACCGATCGCCTCCGGTGAGT encodes:
- a CDS encoding VWA domain-containing protein; translated protein: MSYSAEAFQNEYLAMGASEVNAIVTVTSSGGEGGRRTAEATEIIIVDASGSMQAEGRMANARQAAKAAVNAIDDGVRFAIIAGVSTAQQLYPDPGQLAVSSTLSRADAVRAIDRLQASGGTAMGAWLLLAAQLFEQRPGDIKHCILLTDGDNGERFGYLDSVLQQIAGRFRVDARGVGVNWKVAEVRKITDTMLGTVDIVARPEGLIFAFEQMITEAMGKTSADVQLKVWTPVNAKVRFVKQVEPQVQDLTGKRVEDGPRAARYPLGSWGQESRDYHVCVDVPAGKSGDEMLAARISVVEGDTVHAQSLVRAVWTEDTALSTRINRQVAHYTGQAELADAIQEGIVAREAGDERTATIKFGRAAQLAHASGNKATEELLAKVVEIEDAATGTVRLRRKVNAADEMALDTQSTKTVRVGRSQ
- a CDS encoding FHA domain-containing protein; translation: MSSFTCPNGHASTEADYCDTCGARIGGAADAPAPTLVDTPPVPKGEECPHCGTPRAGSARFCEDCGYDHTTGKMPQLTEVLPVVEEPAGEWTATLFADAAYFALNEVEGVTFPADTGERIVTLVPPQVRIGRGSTTKGTSPEIDLADTDPGTSHNHALLTLNIDGEWLVTDLGSTNGTYINDEDQPLTAGQSRALKDGDQVHVGVWTTLTLHAP
- a CDS encoding snapalysin family zinc-dependent metalloprotease translates to MLMKRVAAVLVFVFALAWATPAHAAARVLYYDASQAQEFVAVVNQGAQIWNSKVTNVRLEPVPAGKTPNIRVYADNGWPRTYTSSLGNGYWYMGREAVNDGYYKPRIAAHEFGHILGLPDRRTGLCSDLMSGSSAPVSCTNANPSSTEAATVNRLFGTSVAVPAGYFTFTERAA